In Amaranthus tricolor cultivar Red isolate AtriRed21 chromosome 5, ASM2621246v1, whole genome shotgun sequence, a genomic segment contains:
- the LOC130813782 gene encoding uncharacterized protein LOC130813782 isoform X2, whose product MNRGGGYSSSSRDRGYRQSWRNSSDFSPQSHTSLQADTSSSTSGSLYRTAQRSWQGKHHYSAGNVGQNCENVSPSVRRVQVRDDAPSNRRVSSSLDRNRHGSWQVKGCNSDGFEPQNHEHVTCGRHQGERHGSSTFRGRNPHGSWQVNGCNSDGFKPRNHEHVTSGRHQDEGHESSTFRGGNLCTEDGAKQWVMSSKAINSTADSSHDEKCESMPFESKGPLHLDHSFIQSIDLPAEVTCQSVSHSGSEAIVKILNICRNEGVRPAGFFQPGYRDGGKLHLKMMCLGEFWDPETGKYGKFRPSDGAKPPSVPCDFLRFVERAIKESQALIAGHSRVNNVEDILPSVKPDICLVNYYAASGRLGLHQDKDESQESIDKGIPIVSISIGNTAEFLFGDQRDVENASKVLLESGDILIFGGKSRNIFHGVSTIKPNTAPKSLIEETNFLPGRLNLTFRQL is encoded by the exons ATGAATCGGGGAGGAGGCTACTCTTCATCTTCAAGAGATAGAGGTTACAGACAATCATGGCGGAATTCCAGTGATTTCTCCCCTCAGTCTCACACCTCT CTTCAAGCTGATACATCTTCTAGTACATCGGGTTCTTTGTATAGAACTGCACAAAGATCTTGGCAAGGGAAACATCATTATTCAGCAGGTAATGTGGGTCAAAATTGTGAGAATGTGTCTCCTTCAGTCCGTCGTGTTCAGGTTCGAGATGATGCACCTTCTAATCGACGCGTATCTAGTTCTTTGGATAGAAATCGACATGGCTCATGGCAAGTAAAAGGGTGCAATTCAGATGGTTTTGAGCCACAAAATCACGAGCATGTGACCTGTGGACGCCACCAAGGTGAACGACATGGAAGTTCTACCTTCAGGGGTAGAAATCCACATGGCTCATGGCAAGTAAACGGGTGCAACTCAGATGGTTTTAAGCCACGAAATCATGAGCATGTGACTTCTGGACGCCACCAAGATGAAGGACATGAAAGTTCGACTTTCAGGGGTGGAAATCTTTGCACTGAAGATGGGGCAAAGCAATGGGTAATGTCTTCCAAGGCTATTAACAGTACTGCTGATTCTAGCCATGATGAAAAGTGTGAATCCATGCCTTTTGAATCAAAAGGGCCTTTACATCTTGACCACTCATTCATCCAAAGCATTGACCTTCCTGCAGAGGTGACTTGCCAATCAGTTTCTCATTCCGGATCAGAGGCTATA GTGAAGATTTTGAACATATGCCGCAATGAAGGTGTAAGGCCTGCAGGTTTCTTTCAGCCTGGGTATCGTGATGGAGGGAAGTTGCATCTAAAAATGATGTGTCTTGGTGAGTTTTGGGATCCTGAAACCGGTAAATACGGGAAGTTTCGACCAAGTGACGGAGCTAAACCCCCCTCAGTTCCTTGTGATTTTCTGCGATTCGTTGAAAGAGCTATAAAAGAATCCCAGGCTCTAATAGCTGGTCATTCCAGGGTAAATAATGTAGAAGATATTCTTCCCTCAGTCAAACCAGATATTTGCCTCGTTAATTATTATGCTGCTAGTGGAAGACTTGGTCTACATCAA GACAAGGACGAAAGCCAAGAGAGTATCGACAAAGGAATACCTATCGTATCAATCTCAATCGGTAACACTGCAGAATTCCTATTTGGTGATCAAAGAGATGTTGAAAATGCAAGTAAAGTCCTGTTAGAATCTGGAGATATACTAATATTTGGAGGTAAGTCTAGGAATATTTTCCATGGTGTTTCTACAATTAAACCAAACACTGCACCAAAGTCTTTAATTGAAGAAACAAATTTTCTTCCTGGCCGGCTGAATCTGACCTTCAGACAGCTCTGA
- the LOC130813782 gene encoding uncharacterized protein LOC130813782 isoform X1, with the protein MNRGGGYSSSSRDRGYRQSWRNSSDFSPQSHTSLQADTSSSTSGSLYRTAQRSWQGKHHYSAGNVGQNCENVSPSVRRVQVRDDAPSNRRVSSSLDRNRHGSWQVKGCNSDGFEPQNHEHVTCGRHQGERHGSSTFRGRNPHGSWQVNGCNSDGFKPRNHEHVTSGRHQDEGHESSTFRGGNLCTEDGAKQWVMSSKAINSTADSSHDEKCESMPFESKGPLHLDHSFIQSIDLPAEVTCQSVSHSGSEAIVSTDKEHTNENEGHVDCSTQVEAFDICPPKSDSLFTLKPSLFSKNREKRNEKKKSDGIILRPGMVLLKRYLSISEQVKILNICRNEGVRPAGFFQPGYRDGGKLHLKMMCLGEFWDPETGKYGKFRPSDGAKPPSVPCDFLRFVERAIKESQALIAGHSRVNNVEDILPSVKPDICLVNYYAASGRLGLHQDKDESQESIDKGIPIVSISIGNTAEFLFGDQRDVENASKVLLESGDILIFGGKSRNIFHGVSTIKPNTAPKSLIEETNFLPGRLNLTFRQL; encoded by the exons ATGAATCGGGGAGGAGGCTACTCTTCATCTTCAAGAGATAGAGGTTACAGACAATCATGGCGGAATTCCAGTGATTTCTCCCCTCAGTCTCACACCTCT CTTCAAGCTGATACATCTTCTAGTACATCGGGTTCTTTGTATAGAACTGCACAAAGATCTTGGCAAGGGAAACATCATTATTCAGCAGGTAATGTGGGTCAAAATTGTGAGAATGTGTCTCCTTCAGTCCGTCGTGTTCAGGTTCGAGATGATGCACCTTCTAATCGACGCGTATCTAGTTCTTTGGATAGAAATCGACATGGCTCATGGCAAGTAAAAGGGTGCAATTCAGATGGTTTTGAGCCACAAAATCACGAGCATGTGACCTGTGGACGCCACCAAGGTGAACGACATGGAAGTTCTACCTTCAGGGGTAGAAATCCACATGGCTCATGGCAAGTAAACGGGTGCAACTCAGATGGTTTTAAGCCACGAAATCATGAGCATGTGACTTCTGGACGCCACCAAGATGAAGGACATGAAAGTTCGACTTTCAGGGGTGGAAATCTTTGCACTGAAGATGGGGCAAAGCAATGGGTAATGTCTTCCAAGGCTATTAACAGTACTGCTGATTCTAGCCATGATGAAAAGTGTGAATCCATGCCTTTTGAATCAAAAGGGCCTTTACATCTTGACCACTCATTCATCCAAAGCATTGACCTTCCTGCAGAGGTGACTTGCCAATCAGTTTCTCATTCCGGATCAGAGGCTATAGTAAGTACTGATAAAGAACATACTAATGAAAATGAAGGGCATGTTGATTGTTCAACTCAAGTTGAAGCTTTTGACATATGCCCACCAAAATCAGATTCTTTGTTCACACTAAAACCATCCTTGTTTTCCAAGAATAGAGAAAAACGAAATGAGAAGAAAAAATCCGATGGTATAATTTTAAGACCCGGGATGGTTCTTTTAAAGAGATATCTTTCTATCTCAGAACAG GTGAAGATTTTGAACATATGCCGCAATGAAGGTGTAAGGCCTGCAGGTTTCTTTCAGCCTGGGTATCGTGATGGAGGGAAGTTGCATCTAAAAATGATGTGTCTTGGTGAGTTTTGGGATCCTGAAACCGGTAAATACGGGAAGTTTCGACCAAGTGACGGAGCTAAACCCCCCTCAGTTCCTTGTGATTTTCTGCGATTCGTTGAAAGAGCTATAAAAGAATCCCAGGCTCTAATAGCTGGTCATTCCAGGGTAAATAATGTAGAAGATATTCTTCCCTCAGTCAAACCAGATATTTGCCTCGTTAATTATTATGCTGCTAGTGGAAGACTTGGTCTACATCAA GACAAGGACGAAAGCCAAGAGAGTATCGACAAAGGAATACCTATCGTATCAATCTCAATCGGTAACACTGCAGAATTCCTATTTGGTGATCAAAGAGATGTTGAAAATGCAAGTAAAGTCCTGTTAGAATCTGGAGATATACTAATATTTGGAGGTAAGTCTAGGAATATTTTCCATGGTGTTTCTACAATTAAACCAAACACTGCACCAAAGTCTTTAATTGAAGAAACAAATTTTCTTCCTGGCCGGCTGAATCTGACCTTCAGACAGCTCTGA
- the LOC130813574 gene encoding berberine bridge enzyme-like 14 → MALNTTTFANSMLQFCMLIVCILHVNVASNVNFDIQTYLDCLPKHSSNAINLITNVIYTPKNASFLSILNANVKNLRFNTSKTPKPLAIITPLEASHVQASVICAKIQGLEMRIRSGGHDYDGLSYVSPNPFVILDLFNLHSISIDLASDTAWVQSGATLGVCPSVGTGGHFSGGGYGNMLRKFGLTVDNIIDAEIVDANGVIHNRTTMGEDLFWAIRGGGGASFCVILSWKIKLVQIHEIVTTFQVEKSLEQGGIEIFDQWQHIAPNLDPNLFIRVEVSLPKKTENENKTVIFKFISLFLGRSDALVEQVNQFLPLLNLTKDECTEQSWINSTLFFYGLPNNTSLEVLLERVPALGLTYEKHKSDYVKRPIPKPGLIALSKKLVEVENVTMQFNPYGGKMSEIPENATPFPHRKGVLCKIQYLCNWKENSNEVSRKNIMATQIIHSFMTPYVSKNPREAFLNYRDIDIGTNANKSLSFAQSYFKGNLIRLLMVKAKVDPNNVFSFVFVKLSILSYMDTIQNFLENVVI, encoded by the exons ATGGCTTTAAACACTACAACATTTGCTAATTCTATGCTCCAATTTTGTATGCTAATAGTTTGCATTTTACATGTAAACGTTGCTTCAAATGTTAATTTTGACATTCAAACATATCTTGATTGCCTTCCTAAACATTCATCCAATGCTATAAATTTGATCACAAATGTGATCTATACTCCCAAAAATGcttcatttttgtcaattttaaatGCAAATGTCAAAAATCTTCGATTCAACACATCAAAAACACCTAAACCTTTAGCCATAATAACACCTTTAGAGGCATCACATGTACAAGCTAGTGTAATATGTGCTAAGATACAAGGATTAGAGATGAGGATACGTAGTGGAGGTCACGATTATGATGGTCTTTCTTATGTATCACCGAACCCATTTGTAATCCTCGATCTTTTTAACCttcattcgatttctattgatttaGCTAGTGATACCGCTTGGGTTCAAAGTGGTGCAACTCTTG GGGTGTGCCCGTCTGTTGGAACAGGCGGGCATTTTAGTGGTGGGGGTTATGGTAATATGCTTAGGAAATTCGGTTTGACAGTTGATAATATAATTGATGCCGAAATTGTAGACGCTAATGGTGTGATTCATAATAGGACTACTATGGGGGAAGATCTTTTTTGGGCTATTAGAGGAGGTGGTGGAGCtagtttttgtgttattttatcATGGAAGATTAAATTAGTCCAAATCCATGAAATTGTCACCACTTTTCAAGTAGAAAAAAGTTTAGAACAAGGGGGAATTGAAATTTTTGATCAATGGCAACATATTGCACCTAATTTAGATCCGAATTTGTTCATTAGAGTTGAAGTTTCTCTTCCAAAAAAAACCGAAAATGAAAATAAGAcggtaatatttaaatttatttctttattccTAGGACGGTCCGATGCACTTGTTGAACAAGTAAATCAGTTTCTTCCTTTACTAAACTTAACAAAAGATGAATGCACCGAGCAAAGTTGGATTAACTCGACCTTATTTTTTTATGGTTTACCAAACAATACTTCTCTTGAAGTTTTGCTTGAAAGAGTTCCGGCCTTGGGTTTGACATATGAAAAACACAAGTCAGATTATGTAAAACGACCAATTCCTAAACCGGGTTTAATAGCATTAAGTAAGAAATTAGTTGAAGTTGAGAATGTAACAATGCAATTTAATCCTTACGGAGGAAAAATGAGTGAAATTCCAGAGAATGCAACACCATTTCCTCATAGAAAGGGGGTTTTGTGTAAGATTCAATATCTTTGTAATTGGAAAGAGAACTCGAATGAGGTTAGTCGTAAAAATATCATGGCCACACAAATCATTCATAGTTTTATGACTCCATATGTATCAAAGAATCCGAGGGAGGCCTTTTTGAATTATAGGGATATCGATATTGGAACTAATGCGAATAAGAGCTTATCTTTTGCGCAAAGCTACTTTAAAGGAAACCTTATCAGGTTATTGATGGTCAAGGCTAAGGTTGATCCTAATAATGTTTTTAG CTTCGTCTTCGTCAAACTCTCTATCCTATCCTACATGGAcacaattcaaaattttttggaAAATGTTGTAATATAA
- the LOC130813783 gene encoding uncharacterized protein LOC130813783, whose protein sequence is MTSDVPIDYAVFQLSPGRSCCDLLVSYDGTTERLASGLVKPFVTHLKVAQEQIALAVKSIKLEVDRYKNAETWFTKGTVERFVQFVGTPDVLEMVNKLDTEMSQLEAARRIYSQGEGDDQSNASGGDGPGASAASDTTKKELLRAIDVRLVAVKQDLTTACTRASAAGFNPETISELQLFADRFGAHRLSEACSKFITLSQQHGELFNSIQPTLTRKSSSEYVLRSSFSSDMSIDEPCDDHPKQSTIPNTTTKITFPLRQLSWEPSPSPVDNGEERENNKDKTIGKDKAMDPTTSAGNSKTESDASSSTSTSTPQLTRRLSVQERISMFENKAQKEGSPTISTVASGGGKPELRRLSSDVTSSTDKAVLRRWSGASDMSIDVSGDRKEPDSNANTPTPTSTSTSTFTSNPVFPPKPKDQCDLKMEGFQESKLPVKPKISSHLAVSFSGPEDSPSFEANTKITSFSGKSSESVGSMDESSGRIVHSTVKPFCESEGFGLENQPLPIHTHLRSRPGTAEQFSSSDEMIVRKAKSSVGGESKPQEDNGKSFGASASGFNGRSRDLHVEEEYEDKRLRDQQAQKSTYRTSHKTTVKIASESVDPVVAWPVNQDKKGKGDSVEKQPVLSCTQMEDSGPYRGKVQGCGSSFDQEEKPVSRWEESDSKRPLDSTGKFVLENKEVVSSSSVPVDQVQRIRQTKGNLGMNDDLKMKANELEKLFAEHKLRAPGDQSNSARRTWSVDTLIEQEMASADRKQAVETSVLMTTLKREAEPAAGSSSKEKNYPTPLMKTVHKQEYDVTPKQNIYSPSFADDSRGKLYQKYMQKRYAKLKEDWSSKGAQKEAKMKAMQDSLEKTRAEMKVKLAGSADKKNSAYNSVRRADKMRSFHVESATKRKQHIIDVYMSDEDEEQGEVLGKKLSETYLEDSSGNAHSKKVTSSKSAASSTPRNSAIPIPRSSGKVSNSTAGRRTLASDNALVQSVSNFSDLRKENTKPLSAGRKPVRPQRNHARKKSVSEDLPLFNEEKPRRSHSLRKSTSIPMELNDSRNCDVFDESVFMLSKYGKEENGDHFNFSRDIESKPFPKKGNGDSLVAGGINGHDFDDASLETEARTDVAKDEEDDFETTVGGKSADMDNSKGRLSQESDNSANSGYGNINALGSLSQAGHVSATELPTSMSSLFRSIGSIQDSPGGSPGSWNQRVHNPFSFSNEISDIDASDSPLGSPAWNSYSLAQNDDDARTRKKWGAAQKPIVGDSSHSLSRKDVAKGFKRFLKFGRKNRAAESMADWISATTSEGDDDTEDGRDLANRSSEDLRKSRMGFSHSHHSDEGFNESESFSDQVHGLQGSISTLPSNFKLKEEHLLGSSPKAPKSFFSLSNFRSKGSESKFR, encoded by the exons ATGACATCAGATGTGCCTATTGACTATGCTGTATTTCAATTGTCTCCTGGACGGTCTTG CTGTGATTTGCTTGTTTCTTATGATGGCACCACAGAAAGGCTTGCCTCTGGACTTGTAAAGCCTTTTGTTACTCACTTGAAGGTTGCACAGGAGCAAATTGCTTTGGCTGTGAAATCAATTAAACTCGAGGTCGACAGATATAAAAATGCTGAAACATGGTTTACTAAGGGAACTGTTGAGAG ATTTGTGCAATTTGTTGGCACACCTGACGTTCTGGAGATGGTCAACAAATTGGATACAGAGATGTCTCAGTTAGAAGCTGCTCGAAGAATCTACTCACAG GGAGAAGGCGATGATCAGTCCAATGCATCAG GTGGGGATGGACCAGGAGCCTCTGCAGCATCGGATACCACAAA GAAGGAGCTCCTAAGAGCTATTGATGTGCGGCTTGTAGCAGTTAAACAGGACCTGACAACAGCTTGCACCCGTGCCTCTGCTGCTGGTTTTAATCCTGAAACCATCTCAGAATTACAGCTTTTTGCTGATCGTTTTGGTGCTCATCGCCTCAG TGAAGCCTGCAGCAAATTCATTACCCTCTCACAGCAACATGGTGAGCTCTTCAACAGCATTCAACCAACATTGACACGGAAGTCCTCATCTGAATATGTCCTTCGGTCTTCATTCAGTTCTGATATGTCCATTGATGAACCCTGTGATGATCATCCCAAGCAATCTACCATTCCCAATACCACGACAAAAATCACCTTCCCATTACGCCAGCTTTCTTGGGAGCCCAGTCCTAGCCCTGTTGATAATGGAGAGGAAAgagaaaacaataaagataaaacCATTGGAAAAGATAAAGCGATGGACCCCACCACTTCAGCTGGTAATTCAAAGACCGAGTCAGATGCATCTTCCTCGACGTCAACATCCACACCTCAACTTACCAGGCGACTCAGCGTGCAAGAAAGAATAAGTATGTTTGAGAACAAGGCTCAGAAGGAAGGTTCCCCCACTATTAGTACTGTTGCTTCTGGTGGGGGGAAACCTGAGCTCCGTCGACTGTCATCTGACGTTACTTCTTCCACTGACAAGGCTGTCCTGCGGAGATGGAGTGGTGCCAGTGACATGAGTATTGATGTTAGTGGGGATAGAAAGGAGCCTGACAGCAACGCCAACACTCCAACACCCACATCCACATCCACATCCACTTTTACGTCCAACCCTGTTTTTCCTCCAAAGCCAAAGGATCAGTGTGATTTAAAGATGGAGGGGTTTCAAGAAAGTAAGCTTCCAGtgaaaccaaaaattagctcCCATTTGGCTGTTTCCTTTAGTGGTCCGGAGGATTCTCCATCATTTGAGGCAAATACTAAGATCACTTCTTTCTCAGGAAAATCATCAGAGAGTGTGGGATCAATGGATGAATCAAGTGGTAGGATAGTTCATTCGACTGTTAAACCTTTTTGTGAGAGTGAGGGATTTGGGTTGGAGAATCAGCCATTGCCTATTCATACTCATCTCAGGTCTCGTCCCGGGACAGCAGAACAGTTTAGTTCCTCAGATGAGATGATTGTAAGGAAGGCAAAGAGTTCTGTAGGTGGTGAAAGCAAACCCCAGGAAGATAATGGGAAAAGTTTTGGGGCATCTGCATCTGGATTCAATGGAAGGTCTCGAGATTTACACGTTGAGGAAGAGTATGAGGATAAGCGGTTGAGGGATCAGCAGGCTCAAAAATCAACTTATAGGACATCTCATAAGACAacagttaaaattgcatcagaATCCGTGGATCCTGTAGTTGCTTGGCCTGTAAATCAAGACAAAAAAGGTAAGGGTGATTCCGTTGAGAAGCAGCCTGTCCTTTCATGCACACAAATGGAAGATTCTGGTCCCTACAGAGGAAAGGTTCAAGGATGTGGTTCTTCTTTTGATCAAGAGGAGAAGCCTGTTTCTAGGTGGGAAGAGAGTGATTCTAAACGTCCATTGGATTCGACGGGGAAATTTGTACTTGAGAATAAGGAAGtagtttcttcatcttcagTACCTGTGGATCAAGTTCAGAGGATAAGGCAGACAAAAGGAAATCTGGGGATGAATGATGACCTGAAAATGAAGGCCAATGAGCTTGAGAAGCTATTTGCTGAGCACAAACTCCGTGCTCCTGGTGACCAATCAAATTCTGCTCGAAGAACCTGGTCTGTTGATACACTTATTGAGCAGGAGATGGCTTCTGCTGATAGGAAACAGGCAGTAGAGACTTCTGTCCTGATGACTACCTTAAAGCGGGAGGCTGAGCCTGCTGCTGGCTCCAGTAGTAAGGAGAAGAATTATCCTACACCATTGATGAAAACTGTACATAAGCAGGAATACGATGTCACCCCTAAGCAAAACATCTACAGCCCTAGTTTTGCAGATGATTCTAGAGGAAAATTATATCAGAAGTATATGCAAAAGCGATATGCCAAGCTGAAGGAAGATTGGAGTTCAAAAGGGGCTCAAAAGGAAGCCAAGATGAAGGCAATGCAAGATAGCCTTGAGAAAACCAGAGCTGAGATGAAGGTCAAGTTGGCAGGTTCTGCAGACAAGAAGAATTCTGCCTACAATTCTGTTCGAAGGGCAGACAAAATGAGATCATTCCATGTAGAATCAGCAACAAAGAGAAAACAG cATATAATAGACGTGTACATGAGTGATGAGGATGAAGAGCAAGGTGAAGTTCTTGGAAAGAAGCTCAGTGAGACATATTTGGAGGATTCTTCTGGAAATGCACATAGCAAAAAGGTTACGTCGAGCAAAAGTGCAGCATCATCAACTCCTCGTAACTCAGCAATACCTATTCCTCGATCTTCTGGAAAAGTCTCTAACTCTACAGCAGGGAGACggacgttggcttctgataatGCTCTCGTTCAGTCTGTTTCTAATTTTTCTGACTTGCGGAAGGAAAACACAAAACCTTTGTCTGCAGGACGTAAACCTGTTCGTCCTCAGAGAAACCATGCTCGTAAGAAGAGTGTTAGTGAGGACTTGCCACTTTTCAATGAAGAAAAGCCACGTCGTTCTCACTCCTTGAGAAAGAGCACATCAATTCCCATGGAGTTGAATGATTCCCGGAATTGTGATGTTTTTGATGAGTCTGTTTTCATGCTGTCAAAATATGGAAAAGAAGAGAATGGGGATCATTTTAACTTCTCAAGGGATATAGAATCAAAGCCTTTCCCAAAAAAGGGTAATGGTGATAGTCTTGTCGCGGGTGGTATAAATGGACATGATTTTGATGATGCGAGTTTAGAAACAGAAGCGAGGACTGATGTAGCCAAGGATGAGGAGGATGATTTTGAAACCACAGTAGGGGGCAAATCTGCTGATATGGACAACAGTAAAGGGAGATTAAGCCAGGAATCTGACAATTCTGCTAATTCTGGTTATGGAAACATCAATGCTCTCGGGAGTCTTTCCCAGGCAGGCCATGTGTCTGCTACTGAATTGCCAACTTCCATGTCTTCTCTTTTTCGTTCCATAGGATCCATACAGGACTCTCCTGGGGGAAGCCCTGGATCTTGGAACCAACGTGTACACAATCCATTTTCCTTTTCAAATGAAATCTCCGACATTGATGCTTCTGATTCACCACTTGGGAGCCCGGCTTGGAATTCTTACTCTCTTGcacaaaatgatgatgatgctaGAACAAGAAAAAAGTGGGGAGCTGCTCAGAAACCTATTGTTGGTGACTCATCACATAGTCTATCACGCAAGGACGTTGCCAAAGGTTTTAAGCGATTCCTGAAATTCGGAAGGAAGAATCGTGCAGCTGAGAGTATGGCAGACTGGATATCTGCAACAACCTCTGAAGGAGATGATGATACTGAAGATGGAAGAGATCTCGCTAATCGGTCATCAGAAGATTTGAGAAAGTCTAGAATGGGGTTCTCCCACAGCCATCATTCTGATGAGGGATTCAATGAAAGCGAGAGCTTTAGTGACCAAG TTCATGGATTACAAGGCTCAATCTCAACATTGCCATCAAATTTCAAATTGAAGGAGGAACATCTATTGGGAAGCTCTCCTAAAG CTCCAAAGTCATTCTTCTCACTTTCAAATTTCCGGAGCAAAGGAAGCGAGTCAAAATTCCGATAA